A stretch of Antennarius striatus isolate MH-2024 chromosome 6, ASM4005453v1, whole genome shotgun sequence DNA encodes these proteins:
- the LOC137597154 gene encoding inositol polyphosphate 5-phosphatase K-like isoform X2, producing MIQDNEQQPGVQLTDPTRDGDEVETFRIHMVTWNVATADPPDDVTPLLHLNSSKSPDLYVIGLQEVYSGPLRFLSDALYDDTWSHRFLSTLAPRNYIKGNKGGVSLRLSLYGHTLCFLNCHLAAHMSYVTERVEEFEYIMDTQSFNSKKALRIADHRLVFWFGDLNFRIQDHNIHFVRSCVNNQTYNLLWSKDQLNIMKKKEQMLQEFEEGPLNFPPTYKFDVNSNHYDTSTKKRKPAWTDRILWRFQPKAPLPGELHENMVVPDMKRGRQLGQDKEYTLKIRQDLYTSSEEYSISDHKPVIGVFTLELKKMFATPLVHLQAEGEWRADIDATIVYHPLESFPSSTWDWIGLYKVGFSSVSDYITFVWVKDDEVAFNEEVIQVYVGKEEIPVQGGECLLCYYSSVLQCIIGISDSFKVKSKEDLLPETIDVLERTVESEDSQLWYDVDVSLFEPGSRESQGF from the exons ATGATACAGGATAATGAGCAGCAGCCAGGCGTCCAGCTGACAGACCCGACGAGAGACGGGGACGAGGTAGAAACGTTCAG GATACACATGGTGACGTGGAACGTTGCCACAGCTGATCCTCCAGATGATGTAACCCCGCTCCTCCATCTGAACTCCTCAAAGTCCCCAGACCTCTACGTCATTGG TTTGCAGGAGGTGTACTCAGGACCATTGAGATTCTTGTCCGATGCTTTATACGATGACACCTGGAGTCATCGATTCTTGTCCACTTTAGCCCCACGAAATTACATCAAG GGTAACAAAGGTGGTGTGTCTCTCCGTCTGTCTCTCTATGGCCATACACTCTGTTTCCTCAACTGTCATTTGGCAGCTCATATGAGTTATGTCACAGAGAGAGTGGAGGAGTTTGAGTACATCATGGACACCCAATCGTTCAACAGCAAGAAGGCTCTGAGAATTGCTGACCACAG ACTAGTGTTCTGGTTTGGAGACCTCAACTTTCGAATTCAGGACCACAACATTCATTTTGTACGTTCCTGCGTCAACAATCAAACTTACAACCTTCTGTGGAGCAAAGACCAG CTGAACattatgaagaagaaagaacagATGCTTCAGGAGTTTGAGGAAGGACCTCTGAACTTTCCACCCACATACAAATTTGACGTAAACTCTAATCATTATGACACCAG CACAAAGAAGCGTAAACCCGCCTGGACCGACAGGATTCTGTGGCGGTTCCAACCTAAAGCCCCACTCCCCGGGGAGCTACATGAAAACATGGTAGTTCCAGATATGAAGAGGGGAAGGCAGCTAGGACAGGATAAGGAATACACTCTGAAAATCAGGCAGGACCTGTACACCAGCAGCGAGGAGTACAGCATCAGTGACCACAAGCCTGTTATCGGCGTTTTCACATTAGAG CTGAAGAAGATGTTTGCGACTCCTCTGGTTCACCTGCAGGCAGAAGGCGAGTGGAGAGCTGACATCGATGCCACGATTGTCTACCATCCACTGGAGTCATTTCCATCCAGTACGTGGGACTGGATCGGCCTTTACAAG GTTGGATTCAGCAGTGTATCAGATTATATCACTTTTGTGTGGGTCAAAGATGATGAAGTGGCCTTCAATGAAGAAGTCATACAG GTATATGTTGGTAAAGAGGAAATCCCTGTGCAGGGAGGGGAGTGCCTCCTGTGCTACTACAGTAGTGTTCTACAGTGCATCATTGGAATCAGTGACTCATTCAAG GTCAAATCAAAAGAAGATTTGCTGCCTGAGACGATTGATGTACTTGAAAGAACTGTAGAAAGTGAAGATTCACAGTTATGGTATGATGTAGATGTGAGTTTGTTTGAACCTGGATCGCGTGAATCACAAGGTTTTTAA
- the LOC137597154 gene encoding inositol polyphosphate 5-phosphatase K-like isoform X1, with product MIQDNEQQPGVQLTDPTRDGDEVETFRIHMVTWNVATADPPDDVTPLLHLNSSKSPDLYVIGLQEVYSGPLRFLSDALYDDTWSHRFLSTLAPRNYIKLSSIRMQGLLLLVFSKLEHVPFIRNIHTAFTRTGVFRYWGNKGGVSLRLSLYGHTLCFLNCHLAAHMSYVTERVEEFEYIMDTQSFNSKKALRIADHRLVFWFGDLNFRIQDHNIHFVRSCVNNQTYNLLWSKDQLNIMKKKEQMLQEFEEGPLNFPPTYKFDVNSNHYDTSTKKRKPAWTDRILWRFQPKAPLPGELHENMVVPDMKRGRQLGQDKEYTLKIRQDLYTSSEEYSISDHKPVIGVFTLELKKMFATPLVHLQAEGEWRADIDATIVYHPLESFPSSTWDWIGLYKVGFSSVSDYITFVWVKDDEVAFNEEVIQVYVGKEEIPVQGGECLLCYYSSVLQCIIGISDSFKVKSKEDLLPETIDVLERTVESEDSQLWYDVDVSLFEPGSRESQGF from the exons ATGATACAGGATAATGAGCAGCAGCCAGGCGTCCAGCTGACAGACCCGACGAGAGACGGGGACGAGGTAGAAACGTTCAG GATACACATGGTGACGTGGAACGTTGCCACAGCTGATCCTCCAGATGATGTAACCCCGCTCCTCCATCTGAACTCCTCAAAGTCCCCAGACCTCTACGTCATTGG TTTGCAGGAGGTGTACTCAGGACCATTGAGATTCTTGTCCGATGCTTTATACGATGACACCTGGAGTCATCGATTCTTGTCCACTTTAGCCCCACGAAATTACATCAAG TTGTCATCCATCAGGATGCAGGGGCTGCTACTGCTAGTCTTCTCTAAACTGGAACACGTCCCCTTTATCAGGAACATCCACACTGCATTCACACGCACAGGAGTTTTCCGTTACTGG GGTAACAAAGGTGGTGTGTCTCTCCGTCTGTCTCTCTATGGCCATACACTCTGTTTCCTCAACTGTCATTTGGCAGCTCATATGAGTTATGTCACAGAGAGAGTGGAGGAGTTTGAGTACATCATGGACACCCAATCGTTCAACAGCAAGAAGGCTCTGAGAATTGCTGACCACAG ACTAGTGTTCTGGTTTGGAGACCTCAACTTTCGAATTCAGGACCACAACATTCATTTTGTACGTTCCTGCGTCAACAATCAAACTTACAACCTTCTGTGGAGCAAAGACCAG CTGAACattatgaagaagaaagaacagATGCTTCAGGAGTTTGAGGAAGGACCTCTGAACTTTCCACCCACATACAAATTTGACGTAAACTCTAATCATTATGACACCAG CACAAAGAAGCGTAAACCCGCCTGGACCGACAGGATTCTGTGGCGGTTCCAACCTAAAGCCCCACTCCCCGGGGAGCTACATGAAAACATGGTAGTTCCAGATATGAAGAGGGGAAGGCAGCTAGGACAGGATAAGGAATACACTCTGAAAATCAGGCAGGACCTGTACACCAGCAGCGAGGAGTACAGCATCAGTGACCACAAGCCTGTTATCGGCGTTTTCACATTAGAG CTGAAGAAGATGTTTGCGACTCCTCTGGTTCACCTGCAGGCAGAAGGCGAGTGGAGAGCTGACATCGATGCCACGATTGTCTACCATCCACTGGAGTCATTTCCATCCAGTACGTGGGACTGGATCGGCCTTTACAAG GTTGGATTCAGCAGTGTATCAGATTATATCACTTTTGTGTGGGTCAAAGATGATGAAGTGGCCTTCAATGAAGAAGTCATACAG GTATATGTTGGTAAAGAGGAAATCCCTGTGCAGGGAGGGGAGTGCCTCCTGTGCTACTACAGTAGTGTTCTACAGTGCATCATTGGAATCAGTGACTCATTCAAG GTCAAATCAAAAGAAGATTTGCTGCCTGAGACGATTGATGTACTTGAAAGAACTGTAGAAAGTGAAGATTCACAGTTATGGTATGATGTAGATGTGAGTTTGTTTGAACCTGGATCGCGTGAATCACAAGGTTTTTAA